The genomic interval ACCCATTTCAGTAACACTCTCTAAAGCAGTGTTTGACAAACCTCTCCTCAAGTACCCCCTGCCATTCCACTTACTTGGTATATTCCAGAACAAGCACAGTTGATTGAACTGGTCAACTAATAATCAAGCTCTTGATTACTTGAATCAGGATTGCTAATACTGTCTGGAACAGACCAAATAATTGGAATGGGGGTCCTGGATAGAGGTTTGGGAAACTGCTTTAAAGGGATTTTAAAATCAAACATCTCTAGTTTTTGTATAAATAAGCAGAACATGATAACACAAGTACACTTTTACGTAAGCTGCTGTTAAATATCTAACATGACCATTGTCATACAAGTGACTAACATTATTGGAAAACAAGATGAGTGGCAGGTGTCATGCAGCACTTATGTCCACATTGTATAGACCTTATGCGGTCTTTTCTGAACAAAGTGCAACCATTTGGCCTATTTCTAACAGGTTTCAATAAAACAACATTTTGGTTGCTAAAACACACTTTCTATTCTCCTTCTGCTCAAGTTTCTTATTATCGGATGAGGTAATACTGATGAAGTGGTTCTTTGTGTTCAACATCATCATAACAAAAACTATTGCTACTGAAAGCTTAATTAGcatcattaaaaaaataaaattcccATTTTCTTCccataaaaaaaaataaatgcaaGCACATTGGATGCCTATATGTATCACTCGTATATTCAAGACTTTCGAGACACTCGTCCTTTATGGGAGGCTTTATTCAAGAATATTTGGAGTGTTCCTTGGCCTGGTGCTGGGGTCACATGGTTTCAGGCTGCTCACTGTTGAAAGGTCTGGTAGTAGCGAGGTAGGGAGGTGGAAGTGCTCATTCCAGGATTGCTGAACCCCTGAGGtagctggttgttgttgtgggcTCCGGGGACCTGGGGTGCGTGAAGTTGTGGGGGCTGCAGGAAGGTGAGTCCTCCTGGAGCCTGATAGGGTAGGGGGCTGGAGGAGGAGGGCGGCacagtggaggtggaggtagacgGGTAGCCCATCACCAGACCTCCCATACTCATATGAGCACTGTAGGGAGGCAGGCTGAACGGCAAGAAGCCCAGAAGAGGACCCAGGTCCATGTTAGCAGCGCACGACAGCTCGGCTGAGGAGAGAGCGGGGCTCCTGGACAGAAGGTGGGGGTCCCCAGCCACTGGGCCACCCTGGGTTTCTGAAAGCACTTCCCTCTGAggggaggcggaggaggaggtagaggaggaggctgtGGTCAGGTGTGGGGGCAGCCCGCTCTGCAGGTCCATAAGGAAGCTCTCCATGTCAGTGCGGGGATATGAGGTAGATCCATGCTGATACCTAGCCATGTGGCCATAaggctgctgttgctgctgggggaggtggtggtggggatggggagaggggccTGGCATGTGGAGGCCCACCCCCATGGCCGTGGACAGGGAGCCCTGCATGAGGGAGTGGTGTTGATGGCCCATGCCTGGATTGGAAATGGTCTGCAGGGGGTAACTGCTGTACATGTCAATGGGGAAGGCCTCTACATGCTCCTTGGAGGAGGGTCCCATGCTGCATTGCACCGGACTTGGCTCTTCCTTTACGGGCCCAGGTGTGGTGGGGGCTGGTGTGGGGGTGGTGGTTGTGGGCTCCTGGACGTGGCTCTTCTTCAGGTGGCGCGTCAGATGGTCCCTGCGACCAAATCGCTGGGCGCAGCGCGGGCACAGAAAGTCACGGCGGCCCGTGTGCACCACCGCGTGACGCCGCACATCCTTGCGAGTGTAGAAGCGCCGGTCGCAGCGCTCACACGAATACTTCCTCTCCCTGACGGTGGCGGTGACCTCCAGTGGCGGAAGCCTGTCGGTGTGGCTCCCTAGCTGCTCCAGCAGGGCAGGCGCCCCCTCTTGGCAATGGAGCTCCCCAGGGATGGTGGCGCTGGAGGCAGGGGCATGGGCAGCCAGCAGGTGGCGCCGGTAGCCCAACTGAGTGCTGTACTGTTTGCCACACTCCTGGCAGTGGAAAACCTGCCTGTTGGCGTCGTGGGTCTGCAAGTGGCTCTTCAGGTGCTCCTTCTGTTGGAACATGCTCTAGCAGAGGGAACGGCGCTGGGTCTTCTGCAGAGGGCGACGGGCCATAAGCATGAGCAGACGGACAAAACACTCATGGGGTATTTTAAGAGAGGACCTTCAAACTTGACACCATTGGCTACACCATTAATGGAGAATAGGGTGTTGAATGCTGCTGAATGCTGCTAGTGGAGTGTTTCGTATTCTCTCCAGGTGAGGATCTGTCCGCCTGTCTCCCTTTCCAGTACGAGCTTCTATCAGATGGGGGGGTTCTGCAGCAGCAGCTGCCATAGCAACCCAATAGGGCCTGGGCAAAGAGAGCAGAGTCACTCACTCAGCTGCTAAGGCTCGGACTAGATATAGGTGAGCATCCCTGAGCTTGTGTGAGTtttatgttattgtgtgtgtatgtgtgcgtgtctcCGCAGGGTAATTCTTGGGTAAGGCCCAAAGTTGTGTGCTTCTTCTCCCTGTCTCATCCAGCCACATGAGCCAGAGGACCGGTTGAACGTGAGTGGCAATTTTGCATGACCACAGTCCTATAAAGAAGCACAAGGTTAAGATCAGCCTACAGTTGTTGTGTGATGAAATTACCAGGGTCAAGCTGATGCCGGACACACCCCATGTATAGCACCCATCCAAAGCGATGCACTTTACATTATTTTAACTTTGCCAATACtgtaatatttaaaaaatatatattacttGGCTTTTTAAGTTGAAGATTTACTATGGTAATTCTAATTGTGCAAGTGCTGCAGATCAATATTCATCAAGTGAAACCTGGGGTGGCATGATATGAGCCTTGTATTCTATATTAGAAAAGTATCCTTTTTGCATCATTTGATGGGGAAACTGTGCAAAAGACACTCTGATCTGAACAATGAAAAGCAAGGTATGAGAGTTTCACTTGGAAACGAATCAAGAGTCTATATACAACGAACATATGGTTCATCATCAACTCGCGCTGATCAGCATGTATATGAagtcaaaaacacacaaaaacgtATTCACGTAGTAACTTAAAAACACAAAGTAAATTAACTTAACTCAATAAATGGACTCGTGTAATTCATGAGCAATGATTGAAAAATAATGAATGGGGAAACGTAATACGAAAATAAGGACGTGATGATAAcattcaaaaacattttttttaaacgtttgtATTCTGAAAATGTGTTGAGCGCTAACAAAACAGTTATGTTTTCCTTAATTACATAAAGTAATGAAAATAAATGTACATGTTGCACTACTATTTGAAAAGTGCTAAAGAAATTCAGCAAGTTCATGTCACCGAATTTGATCGGTATGAGTAACGTTAGATTTTTACTATCAGCCTGGCAGGCGTATATTTGGCACGTTTCCGTTAAAAATGGGCGTAAACGTACCTTTAAAACGTTCACGATTCGGTTCTTGGTCCTTTTCTCTCAGATGTTTTGTAAAACTATTTTTCCAATTTTTTAAAGTTTTATTATTTTCGGGGCCTGGGTTTTTCCTCCGCGGTGGTGGAGTTGCAGAGCGCTTGCATTATGGGAGTGTGACGTCAGACACACCACTTTTTGACAAACTTTTGTAGAGGTTGCCAACTAAATAAGGTTCACCAACACTGCGACCTAGTATGCAATACTTCATATTAAACCTTAAGACATGGGACAATATTTTAAAACTTGGAAAAATATAATTCCATAACATCATTGCATATACTCCTTTTTTCTGTAGAAAATTAAAACTGTTAAATTGAAGGTGTTGTACGCCCAAAAAACAAGAGGATGGCCATATGGGTCCCACATCATGACACTatatagagaggaggatggaggtagcggACTCACTTACGACGAGTATGAGGAGAAGATGCTCATCTCCATCAGATTTTCTGGTCATTATCTGGTTCTGGTCAGGTCTCAGGATGACCAAAAATCCTAATGTAACCTTAATCCATGTTTCAAACCGTTCCTTCATTGAGGAACTATTTGAAACATGGATTTAGGTTGCATTGATTGTGGAGTAAGGTTGCATAGCCTACTGCTTTTGTCATTTGTCTTGTACCAATAGCTTCAAACTATATCATGTCAATCTCACAAACTGTCTGTTAAGGTTTGCATTCATAGCTCCAGCTGCAAAATGTGTGGTTACatttccccagccccatccctcagttcACCAAACAATGTGGCAGGATCAGGCTGTTGAAATGACAGATTGCACCTATTTTTATTCATGTGGATGTTCTCTGTGTGACTTTATTTGGGGGCATGGGCAATTATAATGACTAGTACTCTATTTTTTACAGACTGTAATCTGTTTGTTTGATAATAACCGAAATTATTTTATTCACCCCTTACCCCAATTTTTGTGTGTGCTAATAAATAGGCAGTTAAGGCACTGTGATTTGAACAGCACTGCACACCCTAAGAAAACTAGAGTACTGGAACATCAATTAAAAATATGAAAAGGATTTTATTCTTAACGCTGTAGTAAATATAATGATGTTCCCTTATGTCTTTATGTAATTAAATAGTAGCCTAGAAAAATCTTATTTATTCtttgattttttaaaatctcAAAACAGAATGtcccactggacacacactggttgaatcaaagttgtttccatgtcatttcaataaaataacttgaaccaacgtggaatagacattgaattgacgtctgtgcccacaGGGGTGGTCTCAGATTTTTCCTCTCCATGTTTTCCTTCAGGTTGATCTCTGCCAGGTTCGTCCATGGACAGGTTACATGATGCCATTGTGACCCGTGCTTGACTTGGAGCTGAATACCGGCACctaaaatgttctactgcttgagctcctgttcctcttagagaatattagctcaaaagtattgtggagcttctgcacctaaatataaacagtaccgacacccaaaatgagtaccagcacctatttcagtccaagtgtAACACTGATTGTGGCTAATTTTGCAGATAGCAGAGCCACAATGGCTTGATCTCTGTCAATTCTCTCCCACTAGCGTTGGTTTGTAgagtgactagagagagagagggggtagggagagttGTTTAGTGTTTCATTCCTGCAGTGTTTTGACCCTTGACCTCACTGTTGTGTTCTGTCCGCCTTGCATTCCAAAGTGACTCACTGGGCAAAaattggttgaatcaacattgttaacatgtcatttcaacccccctgtgatgacgttgaatcaaagTGGGAACCTGATTGGGTTTGCAAAAATTCAACATAagggcatttaaaaaaaaaaatcacacaacT from Oncorhynchus keta strain PuntledgeMale-10-30-2019 chromosome 27, Oket_V2, whole genome shotgun sequence carries:
- the LOC118359736 gene encoding zinc finger protein PLAGL2-like produces the protein MFQQKEHLKSHLQTHDANRQVFHCQECGKQYSTQLGYRRHLLAAHAPASSATIPGELHCQEGAPALLEQLGSHTDRLPPLEVTATVRERKYSCERCDRRFYTRKDVRRHAVVHTGRRDFLCPRCAQRFGRRDHLTRHLKKSHVQEPTTTTPTPAPTTPGPVKEEPSPVQCSMGPSSKEHVEAFPIDMYSSYPLQTISNPGMGHQHHSLMQGSLSTAMGVGLHMPGPSPHPHHHLPQQQQQPYGHMARYQHGSTSYPRTDMESFLMDLQSGLPPHLTTASSSTSSSASPQREVLSETQGGPVAGDPHLLSRSPALSSAELSCAANMDLGPLLGFLPFSLPPYSAHMSMGGLVMGYPSTSTSTVPPSSSSPLPYQAPGGLTFLQPPQLHAPQVPGAHNNNQLPQGFSNPGMSTSTSLPRYYQTFQQ